One Sanguibacter keddieii DSM 10542 genomic window carries:
- the aspS gene encoding aspartate--tRNA ligase, which produces MLRTHTAGSLRAEHIGQTVTLTGWVDRRRDHGGVAFIDLRDASGVAQVVIRDESVAHPLRSEFVLQVTGEVSQRPDGNENTNLATGQVELVAADVVVLNESAPLPFQVSTALDGTETIGEEARLKHRYLDLRRPAPAKALRLRAKANAAARRVLDAQEFVEIETPTLTRSTPEGARDFLVPARLAPGSWYALPQSPQLFKQLLMVAGMERYYQIARCYRDEDFRADRQPEFTQLDVEMSFVEQDDVIALGEQLLVALWDLIGVTIPTPIPRMTFKDAMERYGSDKPDLRFGLELTELTGYFSETPFRVFQAPYVGAVVFPGGASTPRRGFDAWQEWAKQRGAKGLAYVTFTEDGELGGPVAKNLSDSEREGLAAATGAKPGDAVFFAAGKPTDARALLGAARLEIGKKAGLIDEDQWAFVWVVDAPLFKPTGEDDDVAVGEGAWTAVHHAFTSPTPEWIDTFEENPGEALAYAYDIVCNGNEIGGGSIRIHRRDVQERVFAIMGIGEEEAQEKFGFLLDAFAFGAPPHGGIAFGWDRILTLLTGSDSIRDVIAFPKSGGGFDPLTQAPAPITAQQRKEAGVDSTPKPPVE; this is translated from the coding sequence GTGCTACGCACTCACACCGCCGGATCGTTGCGCGCCGAGCACATCGGCCAGACCGTCACCCTCACCGGGTGGGTCGACCGTCGTCGTGACCACGGAGGCGTCGCCTTCATCGATCTGCGTGATGCGAGCGGCGTGGCCCAGGTGGTCATCCGTGACGAGTCCGTCGCCCACCCGCTGCGCTCCGAGTTCGTGCTGCAGGTGACCGGCGAGGTCTCCCAGCGCCCCGACGGCAACGAGAACACGAACCTCGCGACCGGCCAGGTCGAGCTCGTGGCGGCCGACGTCGTCGTGCTCAACGAGTCGGCGCCGCTGCCCTTCCAGGTCTCGACCGCCCTCGACGGCACCGAGACCATCGGCGAGGAGGCGCGCCTCAAGCACCGCTACCTCGACCTGCGTCGCCCGGCGCCCGCCAAGGCGCTGCGCCTGCGCGCCAAGGCGAACGCCGCGGCCCGCCGCGTGCTCGACGCTCAGGAGTTCGTCGAGATCGAGACGCCGACCCTCACCCGGTCGACGCCCGAGGGTGCCCGCGACTTCCTGGTGCCCGCACGCCTGGCCCCCGGGTCCTGGTACGCACTGCCGCAGTCCCCGCAGCTGTTCAAGCAGCTGCTCATGGTCGCCGGCATGGAGCGCTACTACCAGATCGCCCGCTGCTACCGCGACGAGGACTTCCGTGCGGACCGCCAGCCGGAGTTCACCCAGCTGGACGTCGAGATGAGCTTCGTCGAGCAGGACGACGTCATCGCCCTGGGCGAGCAGCTGCTCGTCGCGCTCTGGGACCTCATCGGTGTCACGATCCCGACGCCCATCCCGCGCATGACGTTCAAGGACGCCATGGAGCGCTACGGCTCCGACAAGCCCGACCTGCGCTTCGGCCTCGAGCTCACCGAGCTCACCGGGTACTTCAGCGAGACCCCCTTCCGCGTGTTCCAGGCGCCGTACGTCGGGGCCGTCGTGTTCCCCGGCGGTGCCTCCACGCCGCGCCGTGGCTTCGACGCCTGGCAGGAGTGGGCCAAGCAGCGTGGCGCCAAGGGTCTCGCCTACGTCACCTTCACCGAGGACGGCGAGCTCGGCGGTCCGGTCGCCAAGAACCTCTCCGACTCCGAGCGCGAGGGCCTCGCGGCCGCCACGGGCGCCAAGCCCGGTGACGCCGTGTTCTTCGCGGCCGGCAAGCCGACCGACGCCCGTGCCCTCCTCGGTGCGGCTCGTCTGGAGATCGGCAAGAAGGCCGGTCTCATCGACGAAGACCAGTGGGCCTTCGTGTGGGTCGTCGACGCGCCGCTGTTCAAGCCCACGGGCGAGGACGACGACGTCGCGGTCGGCGAAGGTGCGTGGACCGCGGTCCACCACGCCTTCACCTCGCCCACCCCGGAGTGGATCGACACCTTCGAGGAGAACCCGGGCGAGGCTCTCGCCTACGCCTACGACATCGTCTGCAACGGCAACGAGATCGGTGGCGGGTCCATCCGTATCCACCGCCGCGACGTCCAGGAGCGCGTCTTCGCGATCATGGGCATCGGCGAGGAAGAGGCGCAGGAGAAGTTCGGCTTCCTCCTCGACGCCTTCGCCTTCGGCGCGCCGCCCCACGGCGGGATCGCCTTCGGCTGGGACCGCATCCTCACGCTGCTCACCGGGTCGGACTCCATCCGCGACGTCATCGCCTTCCCGAAGTCGGGCGGCGGCTTCGACCCGCTCACCCAGGCCCCGGCTCCGATCACCGCGCAGCAGCGCAAGGAAGCCGGTGTCGACAGCACGCCCAAGCCTCCTGTCGAGTGA
- a CDS encoding GNAT family N-acetyltransferase gives MTTVGSLPTPWSADPYLVGERADAELLAHAWDDQGCVLVLDDHLGRSLVGIGTPEAVARRLTQSAAAFAALGPRTLTLERGTWERVPADVREVLVGAHRVSEWDWMWTGAPLRLSGAARTVERFSLGPEADALVRECLDRAHPVASTLPGDPRLTAWWGVRDGTRLLATVGSIDVFPGAPSHLVSLGVDPEHRGEGLAGAVLAAAVEDGLRRVPAVGAPMVHLGLYASNDVARRVYTRLGFTLAHQFMSVRAAEVETG, from the coding sequence GTGACGACCGTCGGCTCGCTGCCGACCCCGTGGAGCGCGGACCCCTACCTCGTGGGGGAGCGCGCTGACGCCGAGCTCCTCGCGCACGCCTGGGACGACCAGGGCTGCGTGCTGGTGCTCGACGACCACCTGGGTCGGTCGCTCGTCGGCATCGGGACCCCGGAGGCCGTCGCCCGGCGGCTCACGCAGTCGGCGGCGGCCTTCGCCGCGCTCGGCCCCCGGACCCTGACCCTCGAGCGCGGGACGTGGGAGCGGGTCCCTGCCGACGTGCGTGAGGTGCTCGTGGGCGCGCACCGGGTGTCCGAGTGGGACTGGATGTGGACGGGGGCGCCGCTGCGTCTCTCAGGCGCCGCACGGACCGTCGAGCGCTTCTCGCTCGGCCCCGAGGCCGACGCGCTCGTGAGGGAGTGCCTCGACCGGGCGCACCCGGTCGCCTCGACGCTCCCGGGCGACCCACGGCTCACGGCCTGGTGGGGCGTGAGGGACGGGACGCGTCTGCTCGCGACCGTCGGGTCGATCGACGTGTTCCCCGGTGCGCCGTCGCACCTCGTCTCCCTCGGCGTCGACCCGGAGCACCGGGGCGAGGGGCTGGCCGGTGCCGTGCTCGCCGCCGCGGTCGAGGACGGCCTGCGGCGGGTCCCCGCCGTCGGCGCACCGATGGTGCACCTCGGGCTCTACGCGTCGAACGACGTCGCACGCCGGGTCTACACCCGGCTCGGCTTCACGCTCGCGCACCAGTTCATGTCGGTGCGGGCGGCTGAGGTCGAGACCGGGTGA